One stretch of Commensalibacter melissae DNA includes these proteins:
- the atpA gene encoding F0F1 ATP synthase subunit alpha — MEIRPAEISDILKKQIASFDKESDIEETGIVLSVGDGIALVYGLQNVMAGELVSFVNSNLTGMVLNLSIDHVGVVIFGDDSQVREGDNVTRTNRVVDVPVGKGLLGRVVDGLGNPIDGKGPLKDVERRLADVKAPGIIPRQSVCESMLTGIKAIDALVPIGRGQRELIIGDRQTGKSTILVDTMIAQKTMNALKDPKQTLYCVYVAIGQKRSTVAQVVRTLEEQGVMDYCIVVAATASDAAPMQYIAPYAATAMGEYFRDNGMHALISYDDLSKQAVAYRQMSLLLRRPPGREAYPGDVFYLHSRLLERSAKMSDERGAGSLTALPVIETQAGDVSAYIPTNVISITDGQVFLETELFYRGIRPAVNVGTSVSRVGSAAQSKAMKQVAGSIKLELAQYREMEAFSQFASDLDASTRKLLERGSRLTELLKQPQNSPYTMEEEVVVLYAGTRGYTDEIPVNKIQEFEHQYIESMRSTGIEILNGIRDARQITKELEEKLAAFLKNFVAQFKQA, encoded by the coding sequence ATGGAAATCCGTCCCGCAGAAATTTCGGACATCCTTAAAAAACAAATTGCGTCCTTTGATAAAGAATCTGACATTGAGGAAACAGGAATTGTTCTGTCTGTTGGTGACGGTATTGCATTGGTTTATGGCCTGCAAAACGTTATGGCGGGGGAATTGGTTTCTTTTGTCAACAGCAATTTGACCGGGATGGTTTTAAATCTGTCAATCGACCATGTTGGTGTTGTTATTTTTGGTGACGACAGTCAAGTTCGTGAAGGGGACAACGTTACTCGTACAAATCGGGTTGTGGATGTGCCTGTTGGTAAGGGATTGTTGGGTCGTGTTGTTGACGGATTGGGAAATCCGATTGATGGAAAGGGGCCCTTAAAAGATGTCGAACGTCGTTTGGCAGATGTTAAGGCTCCCGGAATTATTCCGCGTCAATCCGTATGTGAATCAATGTTGACCGGGATCAAGGCTATTGATGCTCTGGTTCCAATCGGGCGTGGACAGCGTGAATTAATCATCGGTGACCGTCAAACTGGCAAATCAACAATCTTGGTTGATACGATGATTGCCCAAAAAACCATGAATGCTTTAAAGGATCCTAAGCAGACTCTTTATTGTGTATATGTGGCTATCGGTCAAAAACGTTCTACTGTTGCACAGGTTGTTCGCACGTTGGAGGAGCAGGGTGTAATGGATTACTGCATTGTGGTGGCCGCAACCGCTTCAGATGCTGCGCCAATGCAATATATTGCACCTTATGCCGCCACGGCAATGGGTGAATATTTTCGTGACAATGGTATGCATGCATTGATTAGTTATGATGATCTGTCAAAACAGGCTGTAGCTTATCGTCAAATGTCCCTTTTATTGCGTCGTCCTCCTGGACGTGAGGCTTATCCTGGCGATGTATTCTATTTGCATTCTCGTCTCTTGGAACGTTCTGCAAAAATGTCCGATGAACGTGGTGCAGGTTCATTAACTGCCTTGCCTGTTATTGAAACACAGGCTGGTGATGTTTCTGCATATATTCCTACCAACGTTATTTCCATTACAGATGGTCAGGTTTTCTTGGAAACCGAATTATTTTATCGCGGTATTCGTCCTGCGGTTAATGTGGGGACTTCAGTTTCCCGTGTTGGGTCAGCAGCACAAAGCAAAGCAATGAAACAGGTTGCCGGCAGTATTAAGCTGGAGCTTGCCCAATATCGTGAAATGGAAGCGTTTTCTCAATTTGCTTCCGATCTTGATGCATCGACCCGTAAGTTGCTTGAACGTGGCTCAAGATTAACAGAATTGTTAAAACAGCCCCAAAATTCTCCCTATACCATGGAAGAAGAGGTCGTTGTTTTATATGCGGGTACCCGTGGTTACACTGATGAAATTCCAGTAAACAAGATTCAGGAATTTGAGCATCAATATATTGAATCAATGCGTTCTACCGGTATCGAAATTCTTAATGGAATTCGTGATGCACGCCAGATCACTAAGGAATTGGAAGAAAAATTGGCAGCATTCCTGAAAAATTTTGTTGCACAATTCAAACAGGCTTAG
- a CDS encoding F0F1 ATP synthase subunit gamma, translating to MASLKELRARINSVKSTKKITSAMKMVAAAKMHRAERRSRQAQPFAMAMQRILVSLKQSLDGRPSLPALLTGTGKDKVHLIVPMSSDRGLAGGFNSNINRTLRNMVKRLQEQGKTVKIFPVGLKTYVYCRSEFPNLIIGPEHVDYRLGNVEYQSADQIAAYIESLLEKQRFDVCTVIYNKFKNVMVQTPMELQLIPLELAVKDTDRKDGAEQKNSSGLRDQADYLFEPEAEDVLHRLLPENLRVQIFAAMLETNAGEQGARMTAMDSATRNAGKAIDKLSLYYNRTRQANITNELTEVISGANAA from the coding sequence ATGGCTTCTTTAAAAGAATTGCGTGCTCGTATAAATAGTGTCAAATCGACAAAAAAAATAACGAGTGCTATGAAAATGGTTGCGGCAGCCAAAATGCATCGTGCTGAGCGACGTTCTCGTCAGGCTCAGCCTTTCGCTATGGCGATGCAGCGTATTCTGGTTAGTTTGAAGCAGTCTTTGGATGGTCGTCCTAGTTTGCCTGCATTGTTAACAGGTACTGGTAAAGACAAGGTTCATCTTATTGTTCCAATGAGCAGTGATCGGGGTTTGGCAGGTGGATTTAACAGTAATATAAATCGTACATTACGCAATATGGTCAAACGTCTACAAGAACAGGGAAAGACTGTTAAGATTTTTCCTGTTGGTTTGAAAACGTATGTATATTGCCGTAGTGAGTTCCCCAATCTTATCATCGGACCTGAACATGTCGATTATCGTTTGGGTAACGTTGAATATCAGTCCGCAGACCAGATCGCTGCCTATATCGAGTCTTTATTAGAAAAACAGCGATTTGATGTTTGTACTGTCATTTACAATAAATTTAAAAATGTGATGGTTCAAACACCAATGGAGTTGCAGCTTATTCCATTGGAGCTTGCCGTAAAGGATACGGATCGTAAAGACGGTGCTGAGCAAAAAAATAGTTCAGGATTGCGAGATCAGGCAGATTATCTGTTTGAGCCTGAGGCGGAAGATGTATTGCATCGTTTGCTTCCGGAAAATTTGAGAGTTCAGATTTTTGCGGCAATGCTTGAAACAAATGCTGGTGAACAGGGTGCTCGAATGACTGCAATGGACAGTGCGACACGCAATGCCGGAAAGGCTATTGATAAGTTGAGTTTATATTATAATCGGACGCGTCAGGCCAATATTACTAATGAACTTACTGAAGTTATATCGGGTGCGAATGCTGCCTGA
- the atpC gene encoding ATP synthase F1 subunit epsilon — protein sequence MSIKLEIISPEKVVLSQTVDMAVLPALEGDIAAMEGHVPMIFLLRAGVIDLYQDNKVIHRLFVEDGFAEMQESCCTVLAKQVRKLNELSEEEGIKRLAKLQEEYNRVSGTNDTDKQRELIDRMQGANAIIDLAVSDKHNQTL from the coding sequence ATGTCAATCAAACTTGAAATTATTAGTCCCGAGAAAGTTGTTCTTTCTCAGACAGTGGATATGGCTGTTTTACCTGCTTTAGAGGGGGATATTGCCGCAATGGAAGGTCATGTCCCCATGATTTTTCTTCTTCGTGCTGGAGTGATTGATCTTTATCAGGACAATAAGGTTATCCATCGTCTGTTTGTTGAAGACGGGTTTGCCGAAATGCAAGAAAGTTGTTGTACTGTTCTTGCCAAACAAGTCAGAAAATTGAATGAACTTTCTGAAGAGGAAGGGATCAAGCGTTTGGCAAAATTGCAGGAAGAGTATAATAGGGTTTCAGGTACCAATGATACTGATAAGCAACGTGAGTTGATTGACAGAATGCAGGGAGCCAATGCTATTATTGATTTGGCTGTTTCAGATAAACATAACCAAACCCTTTAG
- the typA gene encoding translational GTPase TypA, translating to MEIRNIAIIAHVDHGKTTLVDQLLQQSGTFRENQHVVERAMDSNDLERERGITILAKCTSVVWNNVRINIIDTPGHADFGGEVERILSMVDGAVVLVDAAEGALPQTKFVVGKALNRGLRPIVVVNKVDRSDSRADEVHNEIFDLFAAMGANDEQLDFPMLYASGRQGWADYTIENHKEDLSALFDLIVKHVPAPTVNLDAPFAMVASILEYDNFLGRILTGRVEQGTARVNMPVRVLQHDGKIIETGRLTKLLAFRGLERVPVEEVQAGDIVAVAGLSNTTVSETIASPEITDPLHATPIDPPTLSMTFRINDGPLGGREGKKVTSRQIRERLYREVEGNVAIRVTDSAENDAFEVAGRGELQLGVLIETMRREGFELTIGRPKVLTRINEETSEKEEPYEEVLIDVDEPYSGVVVEKMSLRKGIMQDMNPSGGGKVRLTFSIPSRGLIGYHSEFLTDTRGTGIMNRLFSGYGPWAGPIAGRRNGSLISAENGVAVQYSLFSLQDRGVLFVEPSDKVYVGMIIGEHSRENDLDVNPIKEKKLTNMRAAGKDEALLLTPARKMSLEQAIAYIEDDELVEVTPSAIRLRKLYLDPHERKRHVRQRAES from the coding sequence ATGGAGATCCGAAATATTGCCATCATTGCACATGTTGACCATGGCAAGACAACGTTGGTTGATCAGTTATTACAACAGTCCGGAACTTTTCGTGAAAATCAGCATGTGGTTGAACGTGCAATGGATAGTAATGATTTGGAACGTGAACGAGGAATTACGATTCTTGCTAAATGTACCTCTGTTGTATGGAATAATGTAAGAATTAATATTATTGACACCCCAGGTCATGCGGATTTTGGGGGGGAGGTTGAACGTATCTTATCAATGGTTGATGGGGCGGTTGTCTTGGTTGATGCAGCCGAGGGAGCTTTGCCACAAACTAAATTCGTAGTTGGAAAAGCTTTGAATCGTGGTTTGCGCCCCATTGTTGTGGTGAATAAGGTTGACCGTTCAGATTCTCGTGCGGATGAAGTGCATAATGAAATTTTTGACCTGTTTGCAGCGATGGGTGCCAATGATGAGCAGCTGGATTTTCCAATGCTTTATGCGTCAGGGCGTCAGGGATGGGCTGATTATACAATTGAAAACCATAAAGAGGATTTAAGTGCGTTGTTTGATCTTATCGTCAAACATGTTCCTGCACCAACGGTTAACCTTGATGCGCCTTTTGCAATGGTTGCTTCTATCCTTGAATATGACAATTTCCTTGGACGTATATTAACCGGACGGGTAGAACAGGGAACAGCAAGGGTAAATATGCCTGTTCGTGTTTTGCAACATGATGGTAAAATTATTGAGACAGGCCGTCTAACAAAATTGTTAGCCTTCAGAGGCCTGGAACGTGTTCCTGTTGAGGAGGTCCAGGCTGGTGATATCGTGGCTGTGGCAGGTTTATCCAATACAACGGTTTCAGAAACCATTGCTTCTCCAGAAATAACGGACCCCTTACATGCTACCCCGATTGATCCTCCAACCCTATCTATGACCTTTCGCATTAATGACGGTCCTTTGGGTGGACGTGAAGGAAAAAAGGTGACCTCTCGTCAAATCCGTGAACGCCTGTATCGCGAGGTTGAGGGTAATGTTGCTATTCGTGTTACGGATAGTGCTGAAAATGATGCTTTTGAAGTGGCTGGACGTGGAGAGCTACAGCTCGGTGTTTTGATTGAAACGATGCGTCGGGAAGGATTTGAACTGACTATTGGCCGTCCAAAAGTTCTAACCCGTATTAACGAGGAAACAAGTGAAAAAGAAGAACCCTATGAAGAGGTTCTTATTGATGTTGATGAACCTTATTCTGGGGTTGTTGTTGAAAAAATGTCCCTACGAAAAGGTATAATGCAGGATATGAATCCATCTGGTGGCGGAAAAGTGAGATTGACTTTCTCAATTCCTTCCCGGGGTTTGATTGGATATCATAGCGAGTTCTTGACGGATACACGGGGAACCGGGATCATGAACCGGCTTTTTTCAGGTTATGGTCCCTGGGCTGGACCCATTGCTGGGCGTCGTAATGGTTCGTTGATTTCTGCTGAAAATGGTGTTGCCGTTCAATATTCCCTTTTCTCTTTACAGGATCGAGGGGTTTTGTTTGTAGAACCTTCTGACAAGGTTTATGTCGGAATGATTATTGGTGAACATTCTCGTGAAAATGATCTGGATGTTAATCCAATCAAAGAAAAAAAATTAACCAATATGCGTGCTGCGGGTAAAGATGAGGCACTTTTATTGACTCCGGCAAGAAAAATGTCATTGGAACAGGCTATTGCTTATATTGAGGATGATGAATTGGTGGAAGTTACACCGTCAGCCATTCGTCTTCGCAAATTATATCTTGATCCACATGAGCGGAAACGTCACGTCAGACAAAGAGCTGAAAGCTGA
- a CDS encoding adenosine kinase — translation MRGFKNLLGRKKEDDVEFDIAGIGNAIVDILTRVNDDFLEKQEMIPGSMSLIDAKRVKALKSLIKPEKQMSGGSVANTCFVAALMGAKTAYLGKVADDTVGKRFAEDIQQGGVYFPSTPLKSSLHPNLYTARSIIFVTPDGQRTMNTYLGACTQFTPDDVDEDVISHAKITLLEGYLFDGELAQKAFYQAADISHKAGRKIALSLSDPFCVKRHLVQFKDFVSNHVDMVFANQFEICALYETEDLEKAIQNASQDIQIAVITCGEKGSVILANSERIEVASVPTVVVDTTGAGDAYVAGFLAGWTTDRTYAECGRLGSVVAAEVISHVGARPLPELKEVMNF, via the coding sequence ATGCGTGGTTTTAAAAATTTACTTGGTCGGAAGAAAGAGGATGATGTTGAATTTGATATTGCAGGAATAGGGAATGCCATTGTTGATATATTGACACGAGTTAATGATGATTTTCTCGAAAAACAGGAAATGATACCCGGAAGTATGAGTTTGATTGATGCAAAACGGGTCAAGGCCTTGAAAAGCCTGATAAAGCCGGAAAAACAAATGAGTGGGGGATCAGTGGCAAATACCTGTTTTGTTGCGGCCCTGATGGGGGCAAAAACGGCTTATTTGGGAAAAGTTGCGGATGACACCGTCGGAAAACGCTTTGCAGAAGATATTCAGCAGGGTGGTGTTTATTTTCCATCGACCCCTTTAAAATCATCCCTGCATCCAAATCTATATACAGCTCGGTCAATTATTTTTGTAACGCCCGATGGACAAAGAACCATGAATACTTATTTGGGGGCTTGCACTCAATTTACACCAGATGATGTTGATGAAGATGTCATAAGTCATGCCAAAATAACTTTATTGGAGGGATATTTATTTGATGGTGAACTTGCACAAAAGGCATTCTATCAGGCTGCAGATATTTCGCACAAAGCAGGAAGGAAAATCGCGTTGAGTTTGTCCGATCCTTTTTGTGTAAAGCGACATCTGGTACAGTTTAAGGATTTTGTATCAAATCACGTGGATATGGTTTTCGCAAACCAATTTGAAATTTGTGCACTATACGAAACGGAAGATTTGGAAAAAGCCATTCAAAATGCTTCGCAGGATATTCAAATCGCTGTTATAACCTGTGGTGAAAAGGGCAGTGTTATTCTTGCCAATTCAGAGCGGATAGAGGTTGCTAGTGTTCCAACGGTTGTTGTGGATACGACAGGGGCAGGTGATGCTTATGTTGCTGGATTTTTGGCTGGCTGGACTACTGACAGGACTTATGCCGAATGTGGTCGCCTAGGAAGTGTTGTGGCTGCGGAAGTTATTTCCCATGTGGGTGCCAGACCATTACCGGAATTGAAAGAAGTCATGAATTTCTAA
- the queF gene encoding preQ(1) synthase — protein MNDTKELKNYLTQLGANTSLPQSPSEAKLEKVPAPYPEYDYTIRFTAPEFTSLCPITGQPDFAHLVIDYIPDKWIVESKSLKLYLASFRNHGAFHEACTVEIATTLTKLLDPIWLRIGGYWYPRGGMPIDVFWQTSTPPENVWIPSQDVPAYRGR, from the coding sequence ATGAATGATACCAAAGAACTTAAAAACTACCTGACCCAGCTTGGGGCAAATACCTCTTTACCTCAATCTCCATCCGAAGCAAAACTTGAAAAAGTGCCTGCCCCTTATCCTGAATATGATTATACTATTCGTTTTACCGCACCAGAATTCACATCATTATGCCCAATTACCGGACAGCCAGATTTTGCTCATCTTGTAATCGACTATATTCCAGATAAATGGATTGTCGAAAGCAAATCACTAAAATTATATTTGGCAAGTTTTAGAAACCATGGAGCTTTTCATGAAGCTTGTACAGTTGAAATCGCAACCACACTGACAAAATTACTTGACCCAATATGGTTACGAATTGGTGGATATTGGTATCCAAGAGGGGGAATGCCTATAGATGTTTTTTGGCAAACCAGCACACCTCCCGAAAATGTATGGATTCCTTCACAAGATGTTCCTGCCTATCGTGGCAGATAA
- the rnd gene encoding ribonuclease D, with translation MKSFKEFPVPQLISDSHSLRQMVDSLLVENYVTMDTEFVRESTYWPELCLIQIAGSHQVYLVDALSKTIDLSLLTPLLLEPKIVKVFHAAQQDLEIFLHLFGFLPVSIFDTQIAAMVAGFGNQIGYDSLIESLLNHKVDKSYRFSDWSIRPLTKAQQDYAVADVTYLWSAFPILYEKLRLDNRLSWVASEMELLSNPDFYLPPIEKICKKLGAKIRNGRSLACLSYLIQWREEKAQKVNIPRHHFIRDESLIAIAVALPDTVKTLEKIRGINRDFANGQDGQSVLEIIKKTKEIDSESLPTPFIYKNPVEKPSEALVSLLKVMLLAKCEIYKVAPKLVASSKDIEKIALGYRDLEIFTGWRHEVFGKDAIDLCEGKLMISVQDKTLKFVKV, from the coding sequence ATGAAATCATTTAAGGAATTTCCTGTACCTCAATTAATATCAGACAGTCATTCTCTGAGACAAATGGTTGATTCATTGTTGGTAGAAAACTATGTAACAATGGACACTGAGTTTGTAAGAGAATCGACTTATTGGCCGGAATTATGTTTAATTCAAATTGCAGGCAGTCATCAGGTTTATTTGGTTGATGCTCTTTCCAAGACAATTGATTTATCCTTATTAACCCCTCTATTGCTTGAACCAAAGATTGTTAAGGTTTTTCACGCCGCTCAGCAGGATTTGGAAATTTTTTTGCATTTATTTGGCTTTTTGCCTGTATCGATATTTGATACGCAGATTGCTGCAATGGTTGCAGGGTTTGGAAATCAAATCGGTTATGATTCATTGATTGAATCGTTACTGAACCATAAGGTTGATAAATCCTATCGGTTTAGTGACTGGTCAATACGTCCCTTAACAAAAGCACAACAGGATTATGCAGTTGCAGATGTAACCTATCTGTGGAGTGCTTTTCCAATTTTATATGAAAAATTACGATTGGATAATCGCTTAAGTTGGGTTGCTTCTGAAATGGAACTTTTGTCCAATCCAGATTTTTATTTACCTCCTATTGAAAAAATCTGTAAAAAATTAGGGGCAAAAATTCGTAATGGTCGATCATTGGCCTGTTTATCTTATTTAATACAATGGCGTGAAGAGAAAGCTCAAAAGGTGAATATCCCAAGGCATCATTTCATTAGGGATGAAAGTCTTATTGCTATTGCCGTGGCTTTACCCGATACTGTAAAAACCTTGGAAAAAATAAGAGGTATTAATAGAGATTTTGCCAACGGCCAAGATGGTCAATCTGTCTTAGAAATTATAAAAAAAACGAAAGAGATTGATTCTGAATCATTGCCAACCCCTTTTATCTATAAAAATCCTGTAGAAAAACCATCAGAAGCTCTGGTTTCGTTGTTAAAGGTAATGTTATTGGCCAAATGTGAAATTTATAAAGTGGCCCCTAAGCTGGTTGCCAGTAGTAAGGATATTGAAAAAATAGCTTTGGGTTATCGAGATTTGGAAATATTTACAGGTTGGCGTCATGAGGTTTTTGGAAAAGATGCCATTGATCTATGTGAAGGGAAACTCATGATATCCGTTCAAGATAAAACATTAAAATTTGTAAAAGTTTGA
- the atpD gene encoding F0F1 ATP synthase subunit beta produces MGDSEAGNQENQASKSNSVGKVTEIKGAVVDVQFTGELPYILNALTCKVGDRTLVLEVAQEIGDNQVRCIAMDSTDGMVRGMEVINTGSQISVPVGPETLGRILNVIGEPIDEMGPVHSAKRMPIHRQAPSFEEQGVTTEILQTGIKVVDLLCPYLRGGKIGLFGGAGVGKTVLIQELINNIAMGHGGVSVFAGVGERTREGNDLYHEMIDAGVIKINEGKTDGSKVALVYGQMNEPPGARARVALSGLTVAEYFRDEAGQDVLFFVDNIFRFTQAGSEVSALLGRIPSAVGYQPTLATEMGALQERITSTQKGSITSVQAIYVPADDLTDPAPATTFAHLDATTVLNRSIAELGIYPAVDPLDSTSRSLDPRIVGEEHYEVARRVQEILQNYKSLQDIIAILGMDELSEEDKKIVARARRIQRFLSQPFHVAEIFTGMPGKLVAVKDTVRSFKEIVDGKHDDLPEAAFYMVGTIEEAVAKAEKMKQEEK; encoded by the coding sequence ATGGGTGATTCAGAAGCGGGGAATCAAGAAAATCAGGCGTCTAAAAGTAATTCTGTGGGAAAAGTTACAGAAATCAAGGGTGCTGTTGTTGATGTGCAGTTTACAGGGGAGCTTCCTTATATTTTAAATGCGTTAACATGTAAGGTCGGGGATCGTACGCTTGTATTGGAAGTTGCACAGGAAATCGGTGATAACCAGGTGCGCTGTATCGCCATGGATTCAACAGATGGTATGGTTCGTGGAATGGAAGTGATTAATACGGGTAGCCAGATTTCCGTTCCTGTCGGGCCTGAAACACTGGGTCGTATTTTGAATGTTATTGGTGAACCGATTGATGAAATGGGTCCTGTTCATTCTGCCAAGCGGATGCCAATTCATCGCCAGGCTCCTTCATTCGAGGAACAGGGTGTAACAACTGAAATCCTGCAAACCGGTATCAAGGTTGTTGACCTTCTTTGCCCTTATTTACGGGGTGGTAAAATTGGTCTGTTCGGGGGTGCCGGTGTTGGTAAAACCGTTTTGATTCAGGAATTGATCAATAATATTGCGATGGGTCACGGTGGTGTTTCAGTTTTTGCTGGCGTTGGTGAACGAACCCGTGAAGGAAATGACCTGTATCATGAAATGATTGATGCAGGTGTTATCAAGATTAATGAGGGTAAAACTGACGGCTCAAAAGTTGCTCTTGTTTATGGCCAGATGAATGAGCCACCTGGAGCCCGTGCGCGTGTGGCGTTATCCGGTCTGACGGTTGCAGAATATTTTCGTGATGAAGCTGGACAGGACGTATTATTCTTTGTTGATAATATTTTCCGTTTTACCCAGGCTGGTTCTGAAGTGTCTGCCCTGCTGGGTCGTATTCCTTCCGCCGTGGGGTATCAACCGACATTGGCAACTGAAATGGGTGCATTGCAAGAACGCATTACCTCTACGCAAAAAGGTTCTATCACTTCTGTTCAGGCTATCTACGTGCCTGCGGATGACTTGACGGATCCCGCGCCAGCAACAACATTTGCTCACTTGGATGCGACAACAGTTTTAAACCGCTCAATTGCTGAATTGGGTATTTATCCTGCTGTAGATCCTCTGGATTCAACTTCACGTTCCTTGGATCCTCGTATCGTTGGTGAAGAACACTATGAGGTTGCGCGACGGGTACAGGAAATTCTGCAAAACTATAAATCTTTACAGGATATTATTGCAATTCTTGGTATGGATGAGCTTTCTGAAGAAGACAAAAAGATTGTTGCACGGGCACGACGTATTCAACGTTTCCTGTCCCAGCCTTTTCATGTTGCTGAAATCTTTACCGGAATGCCAGGTAAATTGGTGGCAGTAAAGGATACAGTTCGTTCCTTTAAAGAAATTGTCGATGGAAAACATGATGATTTGCCAGAAGCTGCTTTTTATATGGTAGGCACTATTGAAGAGGCAGTTGCAAAAGCCGAAAAAATGAAACAAGAAGAAAAATAA
- a CDS encoding bactofilin family protein has protein sequence MNNLTPILEKKLINRNTLLNNTEHTYSNDASLNRRALVVGQGIHIQGTFNDVETLIVEGTIETSSIKLKKLVIQQSGVFRGTVESQDIEITGILEGNITAQGNLTVTASGKLLGKAKCRRLKVEDGGQITGQVEMITTDKLKQTSAVDYSNDKEEVVTEEVKSSAT, from the coding sequence ATGAATAATCTAACCCCTATTCTTGAAAAAAAACTTATTAACCGAAATACGCTTTTAAACAATACAGAACATACATATTCAAATGACGCATCCCTAAATCGCAGGGCTCTTGTCGTTGGTCAGGGTATACACATACAAGGTACGTTTAATGACGTTGAAACACTCATAGTTGAAGGAACGATTGAAACCTCTTCAATCAAGTTGAAAAAACTTGTCATTCAGCAATCTGGAGTTTTCCGTGGAACTGTTGAATCCCAGGATATTGAAATAACCGGTATACTGGAAGGCAATATTACCGCTCAAGGAAATCTTACAGTCACTGCAAGTGGCAAGCTCCTTGGCAAGGCGAAATGCCGACGCCTTAAAGTTGAAGATGGTGGACAAATCACCGGACAGGTTGAAATGATTACCACGGACAAACTGAAACAAACGTCAGCTGTCGATTATAGCAACGATAAAGAGGAAGTGGTGACAGAAGAAGTTAAATCTTCAGCAACTTAG
- the atpH gene encoding ATP synthase F1 subunit delta: MNTDATHAALAASAFTANNLKGRYATALYEFAEEQHALNEVIAEAEGLLKIISENETLRNVLNNPSLDTVQSKAIMAELMNHCGFSQILQNFVGVVANNRRLADLKSFLMAFFALVNLRRGITVAEVITASPLTDMQRAQLKDRFSQAGYNKVDIQERIDSKILGGIIVRIGSKLYDASLQSRLNRLYNVMKGAA, from the coding sequence GTGAATACCGATGCAACACATGCTGCGCTTGCAGCTTCCGCCTTTACGGCAAATAATCTTAAGGGGCGATATGCTACCGCGTTATATGAATTTGCTGAAGAACAGCATGCTTTAAATGAGGTGATTGCAGAGGCTGAGGGTTTGTTAAAAATTATTTCTGAAAATGAAACATTGAGAAATGTTTTAAATAACCCTTCTTTGGATACTGTACAAAGCAAAGCAATAATGGCTGAGTTGATGAATCATTGTGGATTCAGTCAGATTTTGCAGAATTTTGTAGGTGTGGTTGCAAATAATCGAAGGCTTGCTGATTTAAAATCTTTTTTAATGGCATTTTTTGCTTTGGTTAATCTTCGTCGTGGCATTACTGTAGCTGAAGTGATTACAGCTTCTCCTTTAACGGATATGCAACGTGCCCAATTAAAGGATCGTTTTTCCCAAGCAGGTTACAATAAAGTAGATATTCAAGAGCGTATTGATTCAAAGATACTAGGTGGAATTATCGTGCGTATTGGGTCAAAGCTCTACGATGCTAGTCTTCAATCACGTCTTAATCGCCTATACAATGTTATGAAGGGAGCCGCGTGA
- a CDS encoding GcrA family cell cycle regulator, translated as MEWTDEIVARLRELWAQGLSTAEIGRQLNVTKNAVVGKAHRLGLEGRPSPIRKASVTKDKVGETKSQKNAISKKDESKKNKTVTQTVIESKEINAVKDESVKEKLEVRTKKPKKLEFISPKELPSYRKSNSECCWPIGDPGEKDFHFCKAPIVPGKPYCLEHVQIAYVKLKDRKNNVA; from the coding sequence ATGGAATGGACTGATGAAATCGTTGCCCGCCTACGGGAATTATGGGCACAAGGTCTTTCAACAGCGGAAATTGGCAGACAGCTTAATGTAACGAAAAACGCTGTTGTTGGTAAAGCGCATCGATTGGGACTTGAGGGAAGACCTTCCCCGATTCGCAAGGCGAGTGTAACAAAAGATAAAGTGGGTGAAACAAAATCTCAAAAAAATGCTATATCAAAAAAGGATGAGTCTAAAAAAAATAAAACCGTTACACAGACTGTTATAGAATCAAAAGAGATTAATGCTGTCAAAGACGAATCAGTTAAAGAGAAGCTTGAGGTTAGGACTAAAAAACCTAAAAAGCTTGAATTTATATCACCAAAAGAGCTGCCTTCTTATCGAAAATCAAATTCAGAATGCTGTTGGCCGATAGGTGATCCAGGCGAAAAAGACTTTCATTTTTGCAAGGCGCCGATCGTTCCGGGTAAACCCTACTGTTTGGAACATGTTCAGATCGCCTATGTAAAATTGAAAGATCGTAAGAATAACGTTGCCTAA
- the secE gene encoding preprotein translocase subunit SecE — MPVNPTKFLNEVRAEAKKVTWPSRRTTLVTTAAVLAMAAGASAFFFIVDQAIGFGIRILFGLGG, encoded by the coding sequence GTGCCGGTCAATCCCACGAAATTTCTAAATGAGGTTCGTGCTGAAGCCAAAAAGGTAACTTGGCCTTCACGTCGTACAACATTAGTCACAACCGCTGCTGTTCTGGCAATGGCTGCGGGTGCTTCTGCATTCTTTTTCATCGTGGACCAGGCTATCGGCTTCGGAATACGGATTTTATTTGGCCTAGGAGGGTAA